The Saccharothrix variisporea genome has a segment encoding these proteins:
- a CDS encoding prolyl oligopeptidase family serine peptidase yields MTTHPTAEVPEPLFDDPEAEARWRDRFTAPRVSLPGWADDAPDRSLYLSNSSGVWEIYAWDRGADTHRKVTDRPNGTSHAALSPDGEQIWWFDDTDGDEFGVWVREPFKPGGTVETAVEGVPAAYPAGLEIGHEVVVVGTSTDDGTAVYVSRSGGPATVIYQHENDGGVAALSKDETLVALAHSEHGDNRHAALRVVTPDGTKVAEKWDGPGKGLDAIAFSPVRGDNRLLVLHERRGREELLIWDVEADTETEIAIDLPGEISADWYEDASALLVVHTFQARNTLHRYDLTTGVLSALDTPHGTVGSANVRPDGAVEYSWSSAAQPGVVRVLDVDGDERVLLSPQGHKAPPSVELQDVFVGDVHALVARPAGAPDGPLPTVFSLHGGPHAADEDRFSAYRAVWLDAGFAVVHVNYRGSTGYGSKWRDAIEGRPGLTELEDVAAVHEWAVSSGFADPAKCVVNGASWGGYLTLLALGTQPSLWAAGIAGVPVADYLAAYEDEMEPLRAFDRALFGGSPEEVPDRYRECSPLTYVDAVRAPVLVLAGENDPRCPIRQIDNYLDRLAARGAEYEVYRYDAGHGSLVVAETIRQTAAEVRFAQRVL; encoded by the coding sequence GTGACGACGCACCCGACCGCCGAAGTCCCCGAGCCGCTGTTCGACGACCCCGAAGCCGAAGCCCGCTGGCGGGACCGCTTCACCGCGCCGCGCGTGAGCCTGCCCGGCTGGGCGGACGACGCGCCGGACCGCAGCCTGTACCTGTCGAACTCCAGCGGTGTGTGGGAGATCTACGCGTGGGACCGCGGCGCGGACACCCACCGCAAGGTCACCGACCGCCCGAACGGCACGTCCCACGCGGCGCTGAGCCCGGACGGCGAGCAGATCTGGTGGTTCGACGACACAGACGGCGACGAGTTCGGCGTCTGGGTGCGGGAGCCGTTCAAGCCCGGCGGGACGGTGGAGACCGCCGTCGAGGGCGTGCCCGCCGCGTACCCGGCGGGGTTGGAGATCGGACACGAGGTGGTCGTCGTCGGCACGTCCACCGACGACGGGACCGCCGTGTACGTGTCCCGGTCCGGCGGGCCGGCGACCGTCATCTACCAGCACGAGAACGACGGCGGCGTGGCCGCGCTGTCCAAGGACGAGACCCTGGTCGCCCTCGCGCACTCCGAACACGGCGACAACCGGCACGCCGCGCTGCGGGTCGTCACCCCGGACGGCACGAAGGTCGCCGAGAAGTGGGACGGGCCGGGCAAGGGCTTGGACGCGATCGCGTTCAGCCCGGTGCGCGGGGACAACCGGTTGCTGGTGCTGCACGAGCGGCGCGGCCGGGAGGAGCTGCTGATCTGGGACGTCGAGGCGGACACGGAGACCGAGATCGCGATCGACCTGCCCGGCGAGATCAGCGCCGACTGGTACGAGGACGCTTCGGCGCTGCTGGTCGTGCACACGTTCCAGGCCCGGAACACCCTGCACCGCTACGACTTGACCACCGGCGTGTTGTCCGCTTTGGACACTCCACACGGGACGGTCGGGTCGGCGAACGTCCGCCCGGACGGCGCGGTGGAGTACTCGTGGTCCTCCGCCGCGCAGCCCGGTGTGGTGCGGGTGCTCGACGTCGACGGTGACGAGCGGGTGCTGCTCTCGCCGCAGGGCCACAAGGCGCCACCGTCCGTGGAGCTCCAGGACGTGTTCGTCGGTGACGTGCACGCCCTGGTCGCGCGGCCGGCGGGTGCTCCCGACGGTCCGCTGCCCACGGTGTTCAGCCTGCACGGTGGTCCGCACGCGGCCGACGAGGACCGGTTCTCCGCCTACCGGGCGGTGTGGCTGGACGCCGGGTTCGCCGTGGTGCACGTGAACTACCGCGGCTCCACCGGGTACGGCTCGAAGTGGCGGGACGCGATCGAGGGCCGGCCGGGACTGACCGAGCTGGAGGACGTGGCCGCGGTGCACGAGTGGGCCGTGTCCTCCGGGTTCGCCGACCCGGCGAAGTGCGTGGTCAACGGCGCGTCGTGGGGCGGGTACCTGACGCTGCTCGCGCTGGGGACGCAGCCGTCGCTGTGGGCGGCGGGCATCGCGGGCGTGCCGGTGGCGGACTACCTGGCGGCGTACGAGGACGAGATGGAGCCGCTGCGCGCGTTCGACCGGGCGCTGTTCGGCGGGTCGCCCGAGGAGGTGCCCGACCGGTACCGCGAGTGCTCGCCGCTGACCTACGTGGACGCGGTGCGCGCGCCGGTGCTGGTACTGGCCGGCGAGAACGACCCGCGCTGCCCGATCCGGCAGATCGACAACTACCTGGACCGGTTGGCGGCGCGGGGGGCCGAGTACGAGGTGTACCGGTACGACGCCGGGCACGGGTCGCTGGTGGTGGCCGAGACGATCCGGCAGACGGCGGCGGAGGTCCGGTTCGCCCAGCGCGTGCTCTGA
- a CDS encoding Dps family protein has translation MSKSPITSPLPEADKKSVGAVLQATLVDLIDLSLVAKQAHWNVVGKNFRSVHLQLDELVTTARTYTDEVAERAAALGISPNGKAKTVAAESGVPEFPDNWLKEEQVVSAVVGALAKLVERLRARIDETDKSDLVTQDLLIEITKQLEQAHWMWQAQQA, from the coding sequence ATGAGCAAGTCCCCGATCACCAGCCCGCTGCCCGAGGCCGACAAGAAGTCCGTCGGCGCGGTGCTCCAGGCGACCCTGGTCGACTTGATCGACCTGTCCCTGGTGGCCAAGCAGGCGCACTGGAACGTGGTCGGCAAGAACTTCCGCAGCGTGCACCTCCAGCTCGACGAGCTGGTCACCACCGCGCGCACCTACACCGACGAGGTCGCCGAACGAGCCGCCGCCCTCGGCATCTCGCCCAACGGCAAGGCGAAGACCGTGGCGGCGGAGTCGGGCGTGCCGGAGTTCCCGGACAACTGGCTCAAGGAGGAGCAGGTCGTGTCGGCGGTCGTCGGCGCGCTCGCGAAGCTCGTCGAGCGGCTGCGGGCCCGCATCGACGAGACCGACAAGTCCGACCTGGTCACGCAGGACCTGCTGATCGAGATCACCAAGCAGCTCGAGCAGGCGCACTGGATGTGGCAGGCCCAACAGGCCTGA
- a CDS encoding organic hydroperoxide resistance protein, translating into MQVLYTAEATAAGDGRNGEVRSSDGVIDEQLATPKELGGPGGDKTNPEQLFAAGYAACFHSALKLVARHGKVALGETTVTAKVNLGPNGNGGYQLAVDLHTHIPGVPQDVAEDLVAKAHQVCPYSNATRGNIEVALTATV; encoded by the coding sequence ATGCAGGTGCTCTACACGGCGGAAGCCACCGCGGCGGGCGACGGGCGCAACGGCGAAGTCCGGTCCTCGGACGGCGTGATCGACGAGCAGCTCGCCACGCCCAAGGAGCTCGGCGGCCCCGGCGGCGACAAGACCAACCCGGAGCAGCTGTTCGCGGCCGGCTACGCGGCGTGCTTCCACAGCGCGCTCAAGCTCGTCGCACGGCACGGCAAGGTCGCGCTCGGCGAGACCACCGTGACCGCCAAGGTGAACCTCGGGCCCAACGGCAACGGCGGCTACCAGCTGGCCGTGGACCTGCACACGCACATCCCGGGCGTGCCGCAGGACGTCGCCGAGGACCTGGTCGCGAAGGCGCACCAGGTGTGCCCGTACTCCAACGCCACGCGCGGCAACATCGAGGTGGCTCTCACCGCCACCGTCTGA